A genomic stretch from Mus pahari chromosome 6, PAHARI_EIJ_v1.1, whole genome shotgun sequence includes:
- the LOC110322838 gene encoding F-box only protein 6, with the protein MVYINELPENILLELFIHIPALQLLHNCRLVCRLWRDLIDVVSLWKRKCLREGFLTKDWCEPVEDWKVFYILCSLQRNLLRNPCAEENLRSWRIDSNGGDHWKVEKLPGNCGTSFPDTKVKKYFVTSFGMCLKSQMVDLKAEGYWDELMDTFRPDIVVKDWVAPRADCGCTYHLRVQLASADYIVLASFEPPPVTFQQWNDAKWQEISHTFSDYPPGVRYILFQHGGKDTQFWQGWYGPRVTNSSIIISHRTAKNPPPARTLREDTVVIGRRRRTSGSNTHEGTLRQELWQRLKR; encoded by the exons ATGGTCTACATCAATGAGCTGCCAGAGAACATTCTACTGGAGCTGTTCATCCATATCCCGGCCCTACAGCTGTTGCACAACTGCCGCCTGGTCTGCCGCCTCTGGCGAGACCTCATCGATGTGGTGTCCCTATGGAAGCGCAAGTGCCTTCGAGAGGGCTTCTTAACCAAAGACTGGTGCGAGCCTGTGGAAGACTGGAAGGTCTTCTATATCCTGTGCAGCCTGCAGAGGAACCTCCTTCGGAACCCGTGCGCTGAAG AGAACCTGAGATCCTGGCGGATAGACTCCAATGGGGGGGATCATTGGAAGGTGGAGAAGCTCCCCGGGAACTGTGGCACAAGCTTTCCTGACACCAAGGTCAAGAAGTATTTTGTCACCTCTTTTGG GATGTGCCTCAAATCCCAGATGGTGGACCTCAAAGCCGAGGGCTACTGGGATGAGCTGATGGACACCTTTCGACCCGACATTGTGGTTAAGGACTG GGTTGCCCCCAGAGCAGACTGCGGCTGCACCTACCACCTCCGTGTACAGCTGGCCTCTGCGGACTACATTGTCTTGGCCTCTTTTGAGCCTCCGCCTGTGACATTCCAACAGTGGAATGATGCCAAATGGCAAGAG atTTCCCACACCTTCTCTGATTACCCTCCAGGCGTCCGTTACATCCTTTTTCAACATGGGGGCAAGGACACTCAGTTCTGGCAAGGCTGGTACGGCCCCCGTGTCACCAACAGCAGCATCATTATCAGCCACAGGACAGCCAAGAACCCTCCCCCTGCCAGAACTCTACGGGAAGACACTGTAGTAATCGGAAGGAGACGGCGAACTTCGGGCTCCAACACCCATGAGGGTACCTTAAGGCAAGAGCTATGGCAAAGGCTAAAGCGTTAA